In the candidate division KSB1 bacterium genome, one interval contains:
- the ugpC gene encoding sn-glycerol-3-phosphate ABC transporter ATP-binding protein UgpC — MANVVLKEVCKTYDNDITAVSNVNIEVKDKEFIVLVGPSGCGKSTTLRLIAGLEEVTSGELYIGDKLINKVHPKDRNIAMVFQNYALYPHMTVFKNMAFGLKLRKVSKTEIQRRVKEAADILGISELLERTPKALSGGQKQRVAVGRAIVRNPQVFLFDEPLSNLDAKLRVKMRTEISKLYNRLNTTMIYVTHDQVEAMTLGNRIVVMKDGIIHQIDTPLNLYNFPKNEFVAGFIGSPAMNFFSGKISRENGIWFHEETLRLKIPQKFENKLADYFDKEITFGIRPEDIYESSTSNNLKDKSEVKLMVEVVEPMGSETYLYFTTRSNTLVAKIRTQNIPSVGQKVDLVFNMAKAHFFDKETEESIRI; from the coding sequence ATGGCCAATGTAGTTCTGAAAGAAGTTTGCAAAACATATGATAATGACATCACTGCCGTAAGCAATGTAAATATTGAGGTAAAAGATAAAGAATTTATTGTACTGGTGGGTCCATCCGGCTGTGGTAAGTCAACTACTTTAAGGTTAATAGCAGGTCTCGAAGAAGTAACCAGCGGCGAGTTATATATCGGGGATAAACTCATTAACAAAGTGCATCCTAAAGATAGAAATATTGCAATGGTCTTTCAAAATTATGCGCTCTATCCACATATGACTGTATTTAAGAATATGGCTTTTGGACTCAAATTACGCAAAGTTTCAAAAACGGAGATCCAGCGAAGGGTAAAAGAGGCGGCAGATATTTTAGGTATTTCTGAATTGCTTGAGAGAACTCCTAAAGCTTTGTCCGGTGGTCAAAAACAGAGAGTTGCGGTTGGCAGGGCTATTGTTAGAAACCCACAGGTTTTTCTATTTGATGAACCACTTTCAAATTTAGATGCAAAATTGCGGGTTAAAATGCGCACCGAGATATCAAAATTATATAACAGGCTGAACACGACGATGATTTATGTGACCCATGACCAAGTCGAGGCGATGACTCTGGGGAATCGGATCGTTGTAATGAAAGATGGAATTATTCATCAAATAGATACTCCTCTTAATTTGTACAATTTTCCGAAGAATGAATTTGTAGCAGGATTTATTGGCAGTCCTGCTATGAATTTCTTTAGCGGGAAAATTAGTAGAGAAAATGGTATTTGGTTTCATGAAGAAACCCTGAGATTAAAGATTCCCCAAAAGTTTGAAAATAAGTTGGCCGATTATTTTGACAAAGAAATAACGTTTGGCATTCGGCCTGAAGATATTTATGAATCTTCTACATCTAATAATTTAAAAGATAAATCTGAAGTAAAATTAATGGTTGAAGTCGTTGAGCCGATGGGGAGTGAAACGTATCTATATTTTACAACAAGATCAAACACCCTCGTCGCCAAAATAAGGACTCAAAATATACCTTCGGTTGGCCAGAAAGTTGATTTAGTTTTTAACATGGCAAAAGCGCATTTTTTTGATAAAGAAACAGAGGAATCCATCAGAATTTAA
- a CDS encoding glycosidase, with product MFKLKRSDKIILQPIKENSWESQAAFNPAAIRDGDSVHLLYRAVEGDNFSTIGYARLDRNGEIRERRQKPLINREYDYEKQGVEDPRICKIDDCYYILYTGYDGQTCRVCLASTYDFKKITKHGVVIPDILDKDAMFFPEPVKGKLVLMHRIEPNIQIAEFEDINHLLKIDEGFWPHYFSHLDDFTIMRPLYSWEAEKIGGGAPPIKTKEGWLVIYHGVDRDLIYRAGAALLDLENPNKILARFPEPILEPEHDYEKQGDVPNVVFPEGAVVFDNQLQVYYGGADKVVGLAVANLDELLQELMKYKV from the coding sequence ATGTTCAAACTGAAGCGAAGTGATAAGATTATTTTACAACCAATCAAGGAAAATTCATGGGAATCACAGGCAGCCTTCAATCCTGCTGCGATTCGAGATGGTGATTCTGTTCATTTGCTTTATCGAGCTGTCGAGGGAGATAATTTTTCAACGATTGGATATGCTCGTCTTGATCGGAATGGTGAAATTCGGGAACGCCGACAAAAGCCCCTGATAAACCGAGAGTATGATTATGAAAAACAAGGAGTTGAAGATCCAAGGATATGCAAGATAGATGACTGTTACTATATATTATATACCGGATATGACGGCCAAACCTGTCGTGTGTGTTTGGCGTCCACATATGACTTCAAAAAAATTACTAAACATGGTGTTGTTATCCCAGATATTTTGGACAAGGATGCAATGTTTTTTCCAGAACCGGTTAAAGGTAAACTAGTTTTGATGCATCGCATTGAGCCTAATATTCAGATCGCGGAATTTGAGGATATCAATCACCTCCTTAAAATCGATGAGGGATTTTGGCCCCATTATTTTTCTCACCTGGATGATTTTACGATCATGCGTCCTTTGTACTCATGGGAAGCTGAAAAAATCGGTGGGGGTGCGCCGCCAATTAAAACAAAAGAAGGCTGGTTAGTTATTTATCATGGGGTGGATCGAGATTTAATCTACCGAGCCGGCGCTGCGTTGTTAGACCTGGAAAATCCAAATAAGATCTTGGCCAGGTTTCCGGAACCCATCCTTGAACCCGAACATGATTACGAGAAGCAAGGTGATGTGCCTAATGTTGTTTTTCCCGAGGGCGCCGTTGTGTTTGATAACCAACTACAGGTTTATTATGGCGGGGCGGATAAGGTTGTCGGGCTTGCCGTTGCCAATCTTGACGAGCTCTTGCAAGAGTTAATGAAATACAAGGTTTAA
- a CDS encoding BlaI/MecI/CopY family transcriptional regulator, with amino-acid sequence MKYSFTFDPHKKGVRKILGDLEADIMEVVWSKTTITVREVFGELKKTREIAYTTVMTVMTRLAEKGLLQKIKQGNAFVYNAAKSKAEFTKSTIKKVITELLADFSTPAISQFIDSIDDSQPEKMDELARLIEQKRMKKNV; translated from the coding sequence ATGAAATATTCTTTTACATTTGATCCACATAAAAAAGGTGTCCGCAAAATATTGGGTGATCTTGAAGCCGATATTATGGAGGTTGTCTGGTCAAAGACTACTATCACAGTGAGAGAAGTTTTTGGAGAACTGAAAAAAACCCGAGAAATCGCATATACAACAGTTATGACTGTGATGACACGATTGGCTGAGAAGGGGTTGCTACAAAAAATAAAACAGGGTAATGCATTTGTATACAATGCAGCAAAATCAAAAGCTGAGTTTACGAAATCAACTATAAAAAAAGTGATTACAGAACTTCTCGCTGATTTTTCGACACCCGCAATAAGCCAGTTTATAGATTCGATTGATGATTCTCAGCCAGAAAAAATGGATGAGCTTGCTAGATTGATCGAGCAAAAACGGATGAAAAAAAATGTTTGA
- a CDS encoding glycoside hydrolase family 2 protein, translating into MIKMHISTSKLLLNGAWLFQPDWNSPNIKTLPKKLLSPDEWLPAVVPGSVHTDLMKAGKIPDPFVNENENIVQWIAEIGWKYRREFEMDREILSAPIIELCAEGLDTFAQIYINGKHVGETNNMFIPNQFDVKSLLHEGKNNIEIIFDSPIDQVRKLEKKHGKLNVALDSFRVYARKAQYSFGWDWGPKLATSGIWRHIYLAYGNILLHNLKINSDLDASLKEATVQVEAEVSCVAVKSIEWKITIEGPDYCSTVEIRSAAGKQDFQFKIENPKLWWPNGFGEQFLYNVKFRISIEGKVQIKIDKKIGLRRVELEREPENGGESFRFRINNVKVFCKGANWIPADSFLPRITKDKYRTLLTLARDANINMLRVWGGGIYEQPIFYDLCDELGLMVWQDFMFACGSYPEYEHFVANVKQEVRVIYRQLHFHPSIVLWCGNNENEWIWRQESGRPVGEMPGEKLFSEVIPNILFSERSSNPYWQSSPFGGEDPNSESIGNQHKWNMWSGWDSPTVVKDDRSRFVTEFGFQSPACLPTWQENIDAEFQNPQHRVMQHHNKQIKGSERLHHYIAEQLTVPDNFDEFIYYGQVMQAEALKYCIEHWRRQKFLTSGVLFWQLNDCWPVTSWSIIDSELRPKAAYWYTRRFFSPLILAHKENGKYLEFYAVNDKKDASAYELEVCKFDFYGESSVIYQSKTLIPANNSIPLVSFQQTNLNITDPSQQYIRARLIDGDKTLAVNRYFFKPIKNLCLGVPKLKTNLLTKSCGQWQLNITSDCFVKAICIKLANEQFQLSDNFFDLDAGEVRSLDIYSPDQTANLLISDISFQWIG; encoded by the coding sequence TTGATTAAAATGCATATTTCCACTTCAAAGCTATTATTGAATGGCGCTTGGTTGTTCCAACCGGATTGGAATTCACCGAACATAAAAACTTTACCGAAAAAGTTATTGAGCCCGGATGAGTGGCTGCCGGCCGTAGTCCCAGGCAGTGTTCATACCGATCTTATGAAAGCAGGTAAGATTCCGGATCCATTCGTTAATGAAAATGAAAATATAGTGCAGTGGATTGCGGAGATTGGATGGAAGTACCGGCGAGAATTTGAAATGGATCGCGAAATTCTTAGTGCGCCAATAATCGAATTATGCGCTGAAGGTCTCGATACTTTCGCCCAAATTTATATCAATGGTAAACATGTTGGGGAGACAAACAACATGTTTATTCCAAATCAATTTGATGTAAAGTCCTTACTCCATGAGGGGAAAAATAATATTGAAATTATCTTTGACTCGCCCATTGATCAAGTAAGGAAACTTGAGAAGAAGCACGGTAAACTGAATGTCGCCCTGGATAGTTTTCGTGTGTACGCCCGCAAAGCGCAGTACAGTTTTGGTTGGGATTGGGGACCAAAGTTGGCTACCAGCGGTATTTGGCGGCATATCTATTTGGCTTATGGAAATATTCTCTTGCACAATCTTAAAATTAATTCCGACCTGGATGCTTCATTAAAAGAAGCGACGGTTCAGGTTGAAGCGGAAGTTTCTTGTGTTGCAGTTAAATCGATCGAATGGAAAATAACGATTGAAGGACCGGATTACTGCTCAACAGTAGAAATACGAAGCGCCGCCGGTAAACAGGATTTCCAATTCAAGATAGAAAACCCAAAGTTATGGTGGCCTAATGGATTCGGAGAACAATTTTTATATAATGTGAAGTTTAGGATCAGCATTGAAGGAAAAGTGCAGATCAAAATTGACAAGAAAATCGGATTGCGCCGGGTTGAATTAGAGCGAGAGCCCGAAAACGGCGGCGAATCATTTCGATTTCGCATCAACAATGTAAAGGTTTTCTGCAAAGGGGCAAATTGGATCCCCGCTGATAGTTTTCTTCCGCGAATCACAAAGGATAAATACCGAACCCTCCTCACCCTGGCCAGAGATGCAAATATCAATATGCTGAGGGTATGGGGCGGCGGGATTTACGAACAGCCAATTTTTTACGATCTTTGTGACGAACTCGGTTTGATGGTATGGCAAGATTTCATGTTCGCATGCGGCTCATATCCTGAATATGAACATTTTGTAGCAAATGTTAAGCAGGAAGTCAGGGTTATTTATCGCCAGCTTCATTTTCACCCGAGTATCGTATTGTGGTGTGGTAATAATGAAAACGAATGGATATGGCGTCAGGAATCCGGGCGCCCAGTGGGGGAAATGCCTGGAGAAAAATTATTCAGCGAGGTTATTCCAAATATCCTTTTTTCTGAGCGCTCCTCAAATCCTTATTGGCAGAGCTCGCCCTTTGGCGGTGAGGATCCCAATAGCGAAAGCATTGGCAATCAACACAAATGGAATATGTGGAGTGGATGGGATTCACCGACCGTTGTAAAGGACGATAGAAGCCGATTTGTAACAGAATTTGGCTTCCAATCCCCAGCCTGTCTGCCTACATGGCAAGAGAATATTGACGCTGAGTTTCAAAATCCACAGCATCGTGTAATGCAACATCACAACAAACAAATTAAGGGGTCTGAACGGTTGCACCATTACATTGCCGAGCAGCTTACTGTGCCGGACAACTTTGATGAGTTTATCTACTATGGCCAGGTGATGCAGGCGGAAGCTCTAAAATATTGTATTGAGCATTGGCGCCGTCAGAAGTTTTTGACCTCAGGCGTGTTATTTTGGCAGCTCAACGATTGCTGGCCGGTAACCAGCTGGTCCATTATCGACAGCGAATTAAGGCCTAAGGCTGCATATTGGTATACCAGGCGGTTTTTTTCTCCACTCATTTTGGCTCATAAAGAAAATGGCAAGTATTTAGAATTTTATGCTGTTAACGATAAAAAGGACGCTAGCGCTTATGAATTAGAGGTGTGCAAGTTCGATTTTTATGGAGAGTCTAGTGTTATCTACCAAAGTAAAACTTTAATTCCAGCTAATAATTCGATTCCTTTGGTAAGTTTTCAACAAACGAACTTGAATATAACGGACCCCAGCCAGCAATATATTCGCGCACGGTTGATTGATGGCGACAAAACTCTCGCAGTAAATCGCTATTTTTTCAAACCTATAAAGAACCTATGCCTGGGAGTTCCAAAATTAAAAACGAACCTGTTGACTAAGAGTTGTGGACAATGGCAGTTAAATATTACTTCTGATTGCTTTGTGAAAGCAATTTGTATAAAACTTGCGAATGAGCAATTTCAGTTATCAGATAATTTCTTCGATTTAGATGCAGGAGAGGTTCGATCTCTGGATATTTATTCGCCTGATCAAACCGCAAATTTATTAATTTCTGATATTTCATTTCAGTGGATTGGATAG